TGTCCCGCATCGGAAAGAGGTACGACATCGCATCGGGAAAAACCGCGCGGGCACTTTCGGTCCCCGCCTTTAGGAGCTCGGGCACAAGGGTCATGAAGATCGCCCCGAAGATCGTCCCCTGGATGGACCCCAGGCCCCCTACAACGATGATCGCCAGGAACTGGATGGACAGGGAGAGTGGAAAGTATTCCGGTGTCACCACCTTGGTGAAGTAGACCCACACACCCCCCGCGACCCCCGCGTAAAACGAGCTCACCATGAACGAGAGAATCTTGTACCGGAACAGGTTGATCCCCATGAGCTCGGCCGAGATGTCCCGGTCGCGGATGGCGATGAACGCCCTTCCCACGCGGGTCCGGAACAGGTTCCGGGCGAAATAGGTGAACATCGCGACCATCGCGAAGATGAGGTAATAGATCCGGAAATCGGTGTTCAGCGCAACGCCGAACAGAGAGGCCGGCGGCACGTTGATCCCGCGGATTCCCCCCGTGACCGAATCCCAATTCGAGAAGATCC
The sequence above is a segment of the Candidatus Deferrimicrobium sp. genome. Coding sequences within it:
- a CDS encoding branched-chain amino acid ABC transporter permease, which gives rise to MIFPFVAGDYLLYLANLTGVLIIGALGLNILTGFTGQISLGHAAFVGVGAYAAAVGATRFGLPFFLAIPMGGAVACAAGTVVGVPSLRVKGLYLAIATLAAQVIFEWIFSNWDSVTGGIRGINVPPASLFGVALNTDFRIYYLIFAMVAMFTYFARNLFRTRVGRAFIAIRDRDISAELMGINLFRYKILSFMVSSFYAGVAGGVWVYFTKVVTPEYFPLSLSIQFLAIIVVGGLGSIQGTIFGAIFMTLVPELLKAGTESARAVFPDAMSYLFPMRDILFGAMIVGFLVFEPHGLAEMWHRTKRYFALWPFKN